In Candidatus Dormiibacterota bacterium, one DNA window encodes the following:
- a CDS encoding PHB depolymerase family esterase, whose amino-acid sequence MAILAAVSVPQGVAHAGAVPGTSFSGSYSNAAGTRAYLGYVPSSYHAGTPVPLVVALHGCTQTADGFRQLTQMDSLAASRNFIAVYPEQPSSANYLQCWNWFNSQDQQRGSGEPALIAGITQWVEQHYTVDPRRVYVMGLSAGGAMASVMGATYPDLYAAIGVGSGIEYGATGIQYVAGFGGLDPTQAGTMAYRAMGAHARAMPALIFHGGQDTTVPVINATDLVRQWLTTADLADDGRANDGSIPASPAQTLNQQSPGGVPYTVAKYVDGHGQELLQYWLVPSMAHAWSGGCACQPYASPSGPDETRAMYDFFVNHPMPASGVSTPPATTPPVLPSIPGLPSLPGLPTLTGLPGLPTLPGLTAIPGLPTLPSLSALSGLPALSGLFALPGLSTLLGLLSLPGL is encoded by the coding sequence TTGGCGATTCTCGCCGCGGTCTCGGTGCCGCAGGGGGTGGCCCACGCCGGTGCTGTCCCGGGCACCAGCTTCTCCGGCAGCTACTCGAACGCGGCCGGCACCCGGGCCTACCTCGGGTACGTGCCGTCCTCCTATCACGCCGGGACGCCGGTGCCGCTGGTCGTCGCCCTGCACGGGTGCACCCAGACGGCGGACGGGTTCCGTCAGCTGACCCAGATGGACAGCCTGGCCGCGTCCAGGAACTTCATCGCGGTCTATCCCGAGCAGCCGTCGAGTGCCAACTACCTGCAGTGCTGGAACTGGTTCAACAGCCAGGACCAGCAGCGCGGATCGGGTGAGCCGGCCCTCATCGCCGGGATCACGCAGTGGGTCGAGCAGCACTACACCGTCGATCCGAGGCGGGTGTATGTCATGGGCCTCTCCGCCGGAGGGGCGATGGCGTCGGTCATGGGAGCGACCTATCCCGATCTCTACGCGGCGATCGGGGTCGGGTCGGGGATCGAGTACGGGGCCACCGGGATCCAGTACGTGGCGGGGTTCGGCGGCCTCGATCCGACCCAGGCAGGGACGATGGCCTACCGCGCCATGGGCGCACATGCTCGGGCGATGCCGGCACTGATCTTCCACGGCGGTCAGGACACCACCGTGCCGGTGATCAATGCCACCGACCTCGTGCGGCAGTGGCTGACCACCGCCGACCTCGCCGACGACGGCAGGGCCAACGACGGCTCGATCCCCGCCTCGCCCGCCCAGACGCTGAACCAGCAGAGCCCCGGCGGGGTCCCCTACACGGTCGCCAAGTACGTGGACGGCCACGGGCAGGAGCTCCTCCAGTACTGGCTGGTGCCGAGCATGGCTCACGCATGGTCGGGCGGCTGCGCCTGCCAGCCGTATGCGAGCCCGTCCGGCCCGGACGAGACCCGCGCGATGTACGACTTCTTCGTCAACCATCCGATGCCCGCGAGCGGTGTGTCGACACCGCCCGCGACGACACCCCCGGTGCTGCCCTCCATCCCCGGGCTGCCCTCCCTCCCGGGCCTGCCCACACTCACCGGGCTCCCCGGGCTCCCCACGCTCCCCGGGCTGACGGCCATCCCCGGCCTCCCGACCCTCCCGAGCCTCTCCGCACTCTCCGGGCTGCCGGCACTCTCCGGGCTGTTCGCACTCCCCGGGCTGTCGACCCTCCTGGGATTGTTGAGCCTCCCCGGGCTGTAG
- a CDS encoding acetate--CoA ligase: MSVDTGVEDLISRPMLPLGEHRLSTAQAADLATARALEAESPDRYWEWAAGHLRWMEPWTALREGGFPEFRYFAGGRMNVADNCVDRWAEDAATADRAAIIWEGEPGEVRTVTYTQLRDQVARLANGLTSLGIGRGDVVAVYMQNVPEVFVAIHACNRIGAIYTVIFSAFSPDAIALRLQGASAKAVILTDRSHRRGREIRLLENLRRARRQAPSVEHAIVVARSGDRVPLEAGEVWYEDLCAAQSTACPCEPMEANEPAFLIFTSGTEARPKGLVHSTAGFLVGTWANVKWQIGPEPDDVYWCAADVGWLTFPIQAVIGGLAHGATLFVYEGALDHPTGERLYEMAERHGVTKMLTAPTALRMLRRLGDAAADRHPWQRLRLVSVQGEPLDPATFTWVTERLGGGVPVINAYGQTETGSTWTYPVYGVDDLKAGSCGRPVPGHHCSIVDDDGNEVADGHKGNLVLLHPFPTLARTIWDDQRRYVDSYFERFPGRYWTADEAVRDTDGHLWVLGRADDVINVAGHRISTMEIESVVTAQPGVAEGAVTGVADQIKGTVPAAFVIVGAGHDPGTVRRAVEDAVKETIGPHAALGAVYAVDALPKTRAGKIMRRLLREVAERGTVTGDTTGLEDAESIQEVLRGVRRTGSST; encoded by the coding sequence GTGAGCGTCGACACCGGTGTCGAGGACCTGATCAGCCGGCCCATGCTGCCGCTCGGCGAGCACCGGCTCTCCACGGCCCAGGCCGCCGACCTGGCCACCGCACGCGCCCTGGAGGCGGAGAGCCCCGACCGGTACTGGGAATGGGCCGCGGGCCACCTCCGCTGGATGGAACCGTGGACGGCGCTTCGCGAGGGCGGGTTCCCGGAGTTCCGCTACTTCGCCGGCGGTCGCATGAACGTGGCCGACAACTGTGTCGACCGCTGGGCCGAGGATGCCGCGACCGCGGACAGGGCGGCGATCATCTGGGAGGGCGAGCCGGGAGAGGTGCGCACCGTCACCTATACCCAGCTGCGCGACCAGGTGGCACGGCTCGCCAACGGCCTGACGTCGCTCGGCATCGGTCGCGGTGACGTGGTGGCCGTCTACATGCAGAACGTGCCCGAGGTCTTCGTCGCCATCCACGCCTGCAACCGCATCGGGGCGATCTACACGGTCATCTTCTCCGCGTTCTCGCCCGACGCCATCGCGCTCCGGCTCCAGGGGGCGAGCGCGAAGGCGGTGATCCTCACCGATCGCAGCCACCGCCGGGGCAGGGAGATCCGGCTGCTCGAGAACCTGCGCAGGGCACGGCGCCAGGCGCCGAGCGTCGAGCACGCGATCGTCGTCGCACGCTCCGGCGACCGGGTGCCCCTGGAGGCGGGCGAGGTCTGGTACGAGGACCTCTGCGCGGCGCAGAGCACCGCGTGCCCGTGCGAGCCGATGGAGGCGAACGAGCCGGCCTTCCTGATCTTCACCAGCGGCACCGAGGCGCGGCCCAAGGGCCTGGTGCACTCGACCGCGGGCTTCCTGGTGGGCACCTGGGCCAACGTGAAATGGCAGATCGGGCCCGAGCCGGACGACGTCTACTGGTGCGCCGCCGACGTCGGCTGGCTCACCTTCCCGATCCAGGCGGTGATCGGCGGGCTCGCCCACGGCGCCACCCTCTTCGTCTACGAGGGTGCGCTCGACCATCCCACCGGAGAGCGCCTCTACGAGATGGCCGAGCGCCACGGGGTGACGAAGATGCTCACCGCACCGACCGCGCTGCGCATGCTCCGCCGGCTCGGGGATGCGGCTGCCGACCGTCACCCGTGGCAGCGGCTGCGGCTGGTGAGCGTCCAGGGTGAACCGCTCGACCCGGCGACCTTCACCTGGGTGACGGAGAGGCTGGGCGGCGGCGTGCCGGTCATCAACGCCTACGGGCAGACCGAGACGGGATCGACGTGGACCTACCCGGTGTACGGCGTCGACGACCTCAAGGCCGGTTCGTGCGGCCGGCCGGTGCCGGGCCACCACTGCTCGATCGTGGACGACGACGGCAACGAGGTGGCCGACGGGCACAAGGGCAACCTCGTCCTGCTCCACCCCTTCCCCACCCTCGCCCGCACCATCTGGGACGACCAGCGGCGCTACGTCGACAGCTACTTCGAACGGTTCCCCGGCCGCTACTGGACCGCCGACGAGGCGGTGCGCGACACCGACGGCCACCTCTGGGTGCTGGGCCGCGCCGACGACGTCATCAACGTCGCCGGTCACCGCATCAGCACCATGGAGATCGAGTCGGTGGTCACCGCGCAGCCGGGCGTCGCCGAGGGGGCGGTGACCGGTGTCGCCGACCAGATCAAGGGCACGGTCCCCGCGGCCTTCGTGATCGTCGGCGCCGGCCACGACCCGGGCACGGTGCGCCGGGCCGTCGAGGACGCGGTGAAGGAGACGATCGGGCCCCACGCCGCCCTGGGCGCGGTCTACGCCGTCGACGCGCTCCCCAAGACCCGTGCCGGAAAGATCATGCGCCGGCTGCTCCGCGAGGTCGCCGAGCGGGGCACGGTCACCGGCGACACCACCGGGCTCGAGGACGCCGAGTCGATCCAGGAGGTGCTCAGGGGCGTGCGCCGGACGGGCTCTTCGACGTAG
- a CDS encoding methyltransferase domain-containing protein — MDRGRVRELIGRLIEYMTGGAMCLGIWLGDELGLYRVMAGAGPLSADAVAERAGCHPRLVREWLDGQVAGGLVDRQADADTYALGAEAAMALADDTTPIFVARGMNTLGSMFIDMDRIVAAFRGDGGLSWGEHHPCLFKGTEWFFRTGYRAHLPAEWIPALEGVGEKLERGARVADVGCGHGASVVVMADAYPSSRFWGFDYHEPSIDTARERAAEAGVAERTSFEVASAKDYGGTFDLICFFDCLHDMGDPVGIARHALERLEPDGTVLLVEPFAIDGREANIAGNPLAALLYTTSSAICTPNSLSQEVGLGLGAQAGEARLREVFREAGFTRFRRAAETTMNLILEARP; from the coding sequence ATCGACAGGGGACGTGTCCGGGAGCTGATCGGGAGGCTGATCGAGTACATGACCGGCGGGGCGATGTGCCTCGGCATCTGGCTGGGCGACGAGCTCGGCCTCTACCGGGTGATGGCCGGGGCCGGACCGCTGAGCGCGGACGCCGTGGCCGAGCGGGCCGGCTGCCACCCCCGGCTGGTCCGCGAATGGCTCGACGGGCAGGTGGCGGGCGGGCTGGTCGACCGCCAGGCGGACGCCGACACCTACGCGCTCGGCGCGGAGGCGGCGATGGCCCTCGCCGACGACACCACACCGATCTTCGTCGCCCGCGGCATGAACACCCTCGGGTCGATGTTCATCGACATGGACAGGATCGTCGCCGCCTTCCGAGGTGACGGCGGGCTCAGCTGGGGCGAGCACCACCCCTGCCTCTTCAAGGGCACGGAGTGGTTCTTCCGCACCGGGTACCGGGCCCACCTGCCCGCGGAGTGGATCCCCGCGCTCGAGGGGGTCGGGGAGAAGCTCGAGCGGGGCGCCAGGGTCGCAGACGTCGGCTGCGGCCACGGCGCCTCGGTGGTGGTCATGGCCGACGCCTATCCGAGCTCGCGGTTCTGGGGCTTCGACTACCACGAGCCCTCGATCGACACCGCCCGCGAGCGCGCCGCCGAGGCCGGGGTCGCGGAGCGGACCAGCTTCGAGGTCGCCTCCGCCAAGGACTACGGCGGCACCTTCGACCTCATCTGCTTCTTCGACTGCCTGCACGACATGGGCGACCCGGTGGGGATCGCCCGCCACGCCCTCGAGCGCCTCGAGCCGGACGGCACCGTGCTGCTGGTCGAGCCCTTCGCCATCGACGGCCGCGAGGCCAACATCGCCGGCAACCCGCTGGCAGCTCTGCTGTACACGACGTCGTCGGCGATCTGCACGCCCAACTCGCTCTCCCAGGAGGTCGGTCTCGGCCTCGGCGCCCAGGCCGGCGAGGCCCGTCTCCGCGAGGTCTTCCGGGAGGCCGGGTTCACCCGCTTCCGCCGGGCGGCCGAGACCACGATGAACCTCATCCTGGAGGCGCGCCCCTAG
- a CDS encoding multicopper oxidase domain-containing protein — protein MPARGEPAGHQGAEGFVLTAATDPGTAGAGAGCGAAAPVRGYDVVAIDVDITLNRYLDHDPAGRMYVLEEDLGRVRAEEARNLRARAGGGEPAVSSGLQGDAIQPLTLRVRPGECLRIRLRNALGGGEPASVHLHGASLRMAGDGGAAIATNPGAMVAPGGRATYEWMVGDAEPEGTHYLHSHGDDRVQADHGLFGAVVVEPRGATWLDPLTGAPLRTGWAAMVRPPAASAFREFAVYYHEVGNENYQPLDAGGGLVPQVDPTTHAYRPDGRAINYRSEAFMNRLQRQQQLTGRVDDSVAYSSYAFGDPATPIMRSYLGDPVKQRIVHGGSEVFHVHHVHGGGIRWRRQPGVEAGAFDSGLDKHPPLRPRASERTDSQSIGPSETFDVTDECGSGGCQQSAGDFMFHCHVTHHYFAGMWGIWRVYNTRQDGASSTDSLAPLHELADRAGRVEAAVTSDLLAGRTVSTHGRSAAIDASSLAAWVERQLPPAGIPRGDDAAVLDWSRSGDRYLGEAESDQSWPGYRSPSPGRRPPLLFDPATGRLAYPFLRPHLGRRPPFAPNHGPAPFLDPTPAGEGPPPPGADGPGSLCPAGARLRTLAINAITVPVPLNRRLNIVDPFGEIYVLRDEEEAVRADPRRRVPLALRANAGEDCVDVLFRSELEDVQGQPLSKVSAHIHFMQFDVQASDGVDTGFNYEQTVRPFRSEGETLTAAGAAGDRSLRVGGAARFQPGELVGVGVDQDRSFETRTVQAVAGDTLSLDAPLQSAHAAGEVVSTEFVRYRWYPDVQFGTAFFHDHVNVLFSGQHGLAGAFVSEPPGSTYHDPRTGAELQSGPIADIRTAAPLSVDVTGSFRELVLFLMDDNPLTAIDRSSGSSMNLRVEPVEQRSRDPALRFSSAEIGDPETPVLDAYLGDPVTVRTLVGASNDVHTLHVDGHWFRVESQSRSSPPVDTVDVGISERYDLVLPRAGGAQGMPGDYLYYNGRSFKLREGSWGLLRVHEGGRGQGLQPLPGHERPPAPAVTVCPPGAPRRRFAVAAVEAPLPMLEGATGRIYVLESDREAVLAGRRPAEPLVLHVDVGDCIEVVLRNATTGGAVSFHADMLAADPRASGGVAAGRDAPQAVAPGASRTYTYYAHPEIGETAALVRDWGDVLRTPRLGLFGAIVVGPRGAGYTDPVTGADGSGRAAWRVDVHPPSGPAYRDVTLLLQDEDAGIGTHRMPYAEHVDGTVGINYRAAPVADRLLRVPDRARVFRSDVHGDPSTPLVEAYAGDPMRLHVIGATSEQAQVFSVEGHRWPQEPGRPGTRMAGSVALGGLEALTLRLDGGAGGPDRLPGDYLYGDHRGPYQEAGLWGLLRVRPPCPSVVTLRPLSGDCPGGAVRERVLVPGLAVAGLVAIVLAVRRWRARAARGAPPG, from the coding sequence GTGCCGGCGCGGGGTGAGCCCGCCGGCCACCAGGGCGCCGAGGGGTTCGTGCTGACCGCCGCGACCGACCCGGGGACGGCCGGAGCCGGCGCCGGATGCGGCGCCGCCGCGCCGGTGCGTGGCTACGACGTTGTGGCCATCGACGTCGACATCACCCTCAACCGGTACCTCGACCACGACCCGGCGGGTCGGATGTACGTGCTCGAGGAGGACCTCGGGCGGGTCCGCGCCGAGGAGGCCCGGAACCTGCGCGCCCGGGCCGGCGGCGGCGAGCCGGCGGTGTCCTCCGGGCTCCAGGGGGATGCGATCCAGCCGCTCACGCTGCGGGTCCGGCCGGGCGAGTGCCTGCGGATCCGGCTGCGCAACGCGCTCGGGGGCGGCGAGCCCGCGAGCGTGCACCTCCACGGGGCGAGCCTGCGGATGGCCGGAGACGGCGGCGCGGCGATCGCCACCAACCCCGGTGCGATGGTCGCGCCCGGGGGGCGGGCGACCTACGAGTGGATGGTGGGCGACGCCGAGCCGGAGGGCACCCACTACCTCCACAGCCATGGCGACGATCGCGTCCAGGCGGACCACGGCCTCTTCGGCGCGGTCGTGGTCGAGCCCCGCGGCGCGACCTGGCTCGACCCCCTGACCGGGGCCCCCCTGCGGACCGGCTGGGCGGCGATGGTGCGGCCCCCCGCCGCTTCCGCCTTCCGCGAGTTCGCGGTGTACTACCACGAGGTCGGCAACGAGAACTATCAGCCGCTCGACGCCGGCGGCGGTCTCGTCCCCCAGGTCGACCCGACCACCCACGCCTACCGGCCGGACGGCCGCGCCATCAACTACCGCAGCGAGGCGTTCATGAACCGCCTCCAGCGGCAGCAGCAGCTCACCGGACGGGTCGACGACTCCGTGGCCTACAGCTCCTACGCCTTCGGCGACCCGGCGACGCCGATCATGCGCAGCTACCTCGGCGACCCGGTGAAGCAGCGCATCGTCCACGGCGGCTCCGAGGTGTTCCACGTCCACCACGTGCACGGCGGCGGCATCCGCTGGCGCCGCCAGCCGGGGGTCGAGGCCGGGGCCTTCGACAGCGGGCTCGATAAGCATCCACCGCTGCGTCCCCGGGCCTCGGAGCGCACCGACTCGCAGTCGATCGGTCCCTCCGAGACCTTCGACGTCACCGACGAGTGCGGCAGCGGCGGATGCCAGCAGAGCGCCGGCGACTTCATGTTCCACTGCCACGTCACCCACCACTATTTCGCGGGGATGTGGGGGATCTGGCGTGTCTACAACACCCGCCAGGACGGGGCGTCGTCCACCGACTCCCTGGCTCCGCTCCACGAGCTCGCCGACCGCGCCGGCCGGGTCGAGGCGGCGGTGACCTCCGACCTCCTCGCCGGCCGGACCGTGTCCACCCACGGCAGGAGCGCCGCCATCGACGCGTCCTCGCTGGCCGCATGGGTCGAACGGCAGCTTCCGCCGGCGGGGATCCCGCGCGGCGACGACGCCGCGGTGCTCGACTGGAGCCGCAGCGGCGACCGCTACCTCGGCGAGGCCGAGAGCGACCAGAGCTGGCCCGGGTACCGATCACCGAGCCCGGGGCGGCGGCCTCCGCTGCTCTTCGACCCGGCCACCGGCAGGCTCGCGTATCCGTTCCTCCGTCCGCACCTGGGGCGACGACCGCCCTTCGCCCCGAACCACGGCCCGGCGCCGTTCCTCGACCCGACGCCGGCAGGGGAGGGGCCGCCGCCGCCGGGGGCGGACGGCCCGGGCAGCCTCTGCCCGGCGGGGGCGCGCCTGCGGACGCTGGCGATCAACGCGATCACGGTGCCGGTGCCGCTCAACCGCCGCCTGAACATCGTCGACCCGTTCGGCGAGATCTACGTGCTCCGCGACGAGGAGGAGGCGGTGCGGGCCGACCCCCGCCGCCGCGTCCCCCTCGCGCTCCGTGCCAACGCCGGCGAGGACTGTGTCGACGTTCTCTTCCGCAGCGAGCTCGAGGACGTCCAGGGCCAGCCCCTCAGCAAGGTGAGCGCCCACATCCACTTCATGCAGTTCGACGTCCAGGCGAGCGACGGGGTGGACACCGGCTTCAACTACGAGCAGACGGTGCGGCCCTTCCGCTCGGAGGGCGAGACGCTGACCGCCGCCGGCGCCGCCGGCGACCGCAGCCTCCGGGTCGGCGGCGCCGCCCGCTTCCAGCCGGGTGAGCTGGTCGGCGTCGGGGTGGACCAGGACCGCTCCTTCGAGACCCGGACCGTCCAGGCGGTCGCGGGCGACACCCTCTCGCTCGACGCGCCGCTGCAGAGCGCGCACGCCGCGGGCGAGGTGGTGAGCACCGAGTTCGTCCGCTATCGCTGGTATCCCGACGTGCAGTTCGGCACCGCCTTCTTCCACGACCACGTCAACGTCCTCTTCTCCGGCCAGCACGGGCTCGCCGGGGCGTTCGTCTCCGAGCCTCCGGGGTCGACCTATCACGACCCCCGCACCGGCGCCGAGCTGCAGAGCGGTCCCATCGCCGACATCCGCACCGCCGCTCCCCTCTCCGTCGACGTGACCGGGAGCTTCCGTGAGCTCGTGCTCTTCCTGATGGACGACAACCCGCTCACCGCCATCGATCGCTCCAGCGGAAGCTCGATGAACCTGCGCGTCGAGCCGGTCGAGCAGCGCTCGCGCGACCCAGCGCTGCGCTTCAGCAGCGCCGAGATCGGCGATCCGGAGACGCCCGTCCTCGACGCCTACCTCGGCGATCCCGTCACCGTGCGCACCCTGGTCGGCGCCAGCAACGACGTCCACACTCTGCACGTCGACGGGCACTGGTTCCGCGTCGAGTCCCAGAGCCGCAGCTCGCCGCCGGTGGACACCGTGGACGTCGGCATCTCGGAGCGGTACGACCTCGTGCTGCCCCGCGCCGGCGGCGCCCAGGGCATGCCCGGCGACTACCTGTACTACAACGGCAGGTCGTTCAAGCTCCGCGAGGGCAGCTGGGGGCTGCTGCGCGTCCACGAGGGCGGCCGGGGACAGGGGCTCCAGCCGCTCCCCGGCCACGAGCGTCCTCCCGCCCCGGCGGTCACCGTCTGCCCGCCCGGGGCGCCGCGCCGGCGGTTCGCCGTCGCCGCGGTCGAGGCGCCGCTGCCGATGCTGGAGGGCGCCACCGGCCGCATCTACGTGCTCGAGAGCGACCGCGAGGCGGTGCTCGCGGGGCGCCGGCCCGCCGAGCCGCTGGTGCTCCACGTCGACGTCGGCGACTGCATCGAGGTGGTGCTGCGCAACGCCACCACCGGCGGCGCGGTGTCGTTCCACGCCGACATGCTCGCCGCCGATCCGCGGGCCTCGGGCGGCGTCGCCGCCGGTCGCGACGCGCCGCAGGCGGTGGCCCCGGGCGCCTCGCGCACCTACACCTACTACGCCCACCCGGAGATCGGGGAGACGGCGGCGCTGGTGCGCGACTGGGGCGACGTCCTGCGCACCCCGCGGCTCGGCCTCTTCGGAGCCATCGTCGTCGGTCCCCGCGGGGCCGGCTACACCGATCCGGTGACCGGTGCGGACGGGTCCGGCCGCGCCGCCTGGAGGGTCGACGTGCACCCGCCGTCCGGCCCCGCCTACCGCGACGTCACCCTCCTCCTCCAGGACGAGGACGCGGGCATCGGCACCCACCGTATGCCCTACGCCGAGCACGTCGACGGCACCGTCGGCATCAACTACCGGGCCGCCCCGGTCGCCGACCGTCTGCTCCGCGTGCCCGACCGCGCGCGGGTCTTCCGCAGCGACGTCCACGGCGACCCGTCGACCCCGCTCGTCGAGGCCTACGCCGGCGACCCGATGCGGCTCCACGTGATCGGCGCCACCAGCGAGCAGGCGCAGGTGTTCAGCGTCGAGGGCCATCGATGGCCGCAGGAGCCGGGCCGGCCCGGCACCCGGATGGCGGGCTCGGTGGCGCTCGGCGGGCTCGAGGCGCTCACCCTGCGCCTCGACGGGGGCGCGGGCGGGCCCGACCGGCTGCCCGGCGACTACCTCTACGGCGATCACCGCGGCCCCTACCAGGAGGCGGGCCTCTGGGGCCTGCTCCGGGTGCGCCCGCCCTGCCCGAGCGTGGTCACGCTGCGCCCGCTGTCCGGCGACTGCCCGGGTGGCGCGGTCCGGGAACGGGTGCTGGTGCCCGGCCTCGCCGTCGCCGGCCTGGTCGCGATCGTCCTCGCGGTGCGCCGGTGGCGGGCCAGGGCGGCTAGGGGCGCGCCTCCAGGATGA
- a CDS encoding SGNH/GDSL hydrolase family protein: protein MGDRRTRWIGGGLAGLVAALVAVAVLATPSAHPTAGRPASPAVTASAAPATPVPTADAAAIFPRAGAEDVADRPWFLVVGDSISFGLTVDPRRFGTNSSWVTQIQPMLGAGGPVADDLACPGETTASYASACPLVQLARWLSGTSQRSAALDAVRAHATTLRFIVVELGANDLLNARRDGVPLTTTLAQLYTRLSGIVGDLAAAAPGVRVILANLYDPYAPSDLAASQAVDQADAAIAAVAAERNAAVADWHAAINGGAVPLGTLVDLAHGDVHPTVEGHRALATEMLAVLERQGLAPLPGGAPLAVGQGGG, encoded by the coding sequence GTGGGTGACCGTCGTACCCGGTGGATCGGCGGCGGCCTCGCCGGCCTCGTCGCCGCCCTGGTCGCGGTGGCCGTGCTCGCCACGCCGTCCGCGCATCCCACAGCGGGGCGGCCGGCGTCACCCGCGGTCACCGCGAGCGCCGCTCCCGCGACCCCCGTGCCGACCGCCGACGCCGCCGCCATCTTCCCTCGCGCCGGCGCGGAGGACGTCGCCGACCGGCCGTGGTTCCTGGTCGTCGGCGACTCGATCTCCTTCGGCCTGACCGTCGACCCGAGGCGTTTCGGGACCAACTCGTCCTGGGTGACGCAGATCCAGCCCATGCTCGGTGCCGGCGGACCGGTCGCCGACGACCTCGCCTGCCCGGGGGAGACGACGGCGAGCTACGCCTCCGCATGCCCCCTGGTCCAGCTCGCCCGCTGGCTCAGCGGCACCTCGCAGCGCTCGGCTGCACTGGATGCGGTGCGCGCCCACGCGACCACGCTGCGCTTCATCGTCGTCGAGCTGGGGGCGAACGACCTGCTCAACGCCCGTCGCGACGGGGTGCCGCTCACCACCACCCTGGCGCAGCTGTACACCCGGCTGAGCGGCATCGTGGGCGACCTCGCCGCCGCGGCGCCCGGCGTCCGCGTGATCCTCGCCAACCTCTACGACCCCTACGCTCCGTCCGACCTCGCCGCCTCGCAGGCGGTCGACCAGGCCGACGCGGCGATCGCCGCCGTCGCGGCTGAGCGCAACGCCGCCGTCGCCGACTGGCACGCGGCGATCAACGGAGGCGCCGTGCCGCTCGGCACGCTGGTCGACCTCGCCCACGGCGACGTGCACCCCACCGTCGAGGGGCACCGGGCTCTCGCCACCGAGATGCTCGCCGTGCTCGAGCGCCAGGGTCTCGCTCCGCTCCCCGGCGGCGCACCCCTGGCGGTCGGCCAGGGAGGTGGTTGA
- a CDS encoding DUF427 domain-containing protein, with product MTQTTTGTTVRGRVRTEPGHKRVRAYLAGRLVADSARPLFVWEKPYYPTYYLPVEDIRAELVPTGRVEHSPSRGDAQILDVRVGTAIAPGAARRYPDSPLEPLRDTVRLEWDAMDEWLEEDEPVYTHPRDPYTRVDILGSSRHVRVEVDGVVVAESHQPRILFETGLPPRYYLPLTDVRIELLRPSATRSHCPYKGTAAYWSLDTGHGVHTDAVWIYRTPLPESQKIAGLASFYNERVDLHVDGVLQERPRTLFS from the coding sequence ATGACGCAGACGACCACGGGGACGACCGTCCGCGGGCGGGTGCGGACCGAGCCGGGCCACAAGCGGGTGCGGGCCTACCTGGCGGGCCGGCTGGTCGCCGACTCGGCGCGGCCCCTGTTCGTCTGGGAGAAGCCGTACTACCCCACCTACTACCTCCCCGTGGAGGACATCCGCGCCGAGCTGGTCCCCACCGGTCGGGTCGAGCACTCGCCGAGCCGCGGCGACGCCCAGATCCTGGACGTCCGGGTGGGGACGGCGATCGCGCCCGGGGCGGCGCGCCGGTACCCCGACTCGCCGCTCGAGCCGCTGCGCGACACCGTCCGCCTGGAGTGGGACGCGATGGACGAGTGGCTCGAGGAGGACGAGCCCGTCTACACCCACCCGCGCGACCCGTACACCCGCGTCGACATCCTCGGCAGCTCGCGACACGTGCGCGTCGAGGTGGACGGCGTCGTCGTGGCCGAGTCCCACCAGCCGAGGATCCTCTTCGAGACCGGCCTCCCGCCGCGCTACTACCTGCCGCTGACCGACGTCCGCATCGAGCTGCTGCGCCCGTCGGCCACCCGATCGCACTGCCCCTACAAGGGAACCGCCGCCTACTGGTCGCTCGACACCGGGCACGGGGTGCACACCGACGCGGTGTGGATCTACCGGACACCCCTTCCGGAGAGCCAGAAGATCGCCGGGCTGGCCAGCTTCTACAACGAGAGGGTCGACCTCCACGTCGACGGTGTGCTGCAGGAGCGCCCGCGCACGCTGTTCAGCTGA